A portion of the Phacochoerus africanus isolate WHEZ1 chromosome 5, ROS_Pafr_v1, whole genome shotgun sequence genome contains these proteins:
- the SOX8 gene encoding transcription factor SOX-8 yields MLDMSEARAQPPCSPSGTASSMSHVEDSDSDAPPSPAGSESLGRAAGAGGGGRSDATEAADERFPACIRDAVSQVLKGYDWSLVPMPVRGGGGGALKAKPHVKRPMNAFMVWAQAARRKLADQYPHLHNAELSKTLGKLWRLLSESEKRPFVEEAERLRVQHKKDHPDYKYQPRRRKSVKAGQSDSDSGAELGHHPGSAVYKTDAGLGDVHHHGDHTGQTHGPPTPPTTPKTDLHHGSKQELKLEGRRLVDSGRQNIDFSNVDISELSSEVIGNMDTFDVHEFDQYLPLNGHLALPAEPGQPAAAGSYGGTSYAHAGAAGLGASPVWAPKGAQSASASPTEAGPPRPHIKTEQLSPSHYGDQAHGSPGRADYASYSAQASVTTAAPAAAAASFTSSQCDYTDLQTPNYYSPYPGYPSGLYQYPYFHSPRRPYASPLLGGLSVPPAHSPPSNWDQPVYTTLTRP; encoded by the exons ATGCTGGACATGAGCGAGGCCCGCGCCCAGCCGCCCTGCAGCCCGTCTGGCACTGCCAGCTCCATGTCGCACGTGGAGGACTCGGACTCGGACGCGCCGCCGTCGCCCGCCGGCTCTGAGAGTCTGGGCCGTGCGGCGGGCGCGGGGGGCGGCGGCCGGAGCGACGCGACGGAGGCGGCGGACGAGCGTTTCCCCGCTTGTATCCGCGACGCCGTGTCGCAGGTGCTCAAGGGCTACGACTGGAGCCTGGTGCCCATGCCCGTgcgcggtggcggcggcggcgcgctCAAGGCCAAGCCGCACGTGAAGCGGCCCATGAACGCCTTCATGGTGTGGGCGCAGGCGGCGCGCCGCAAGCTGGCCGATCAGTACCCGCACCTGCACAACGCTGAGCTCAGCAAGACACTGGGAAAGCTGTGGCG CTTGCTGAGCGAGAGTGAGAAGCGCCCCTTCGTGGAGGAGGCAGAGCGGCTTCGAGTCCAGCACAAGAAGGACCACCCAGACTACAAGTACCAGCCACGCCGGAGGAAGAGCGTGAAGGCTGGCCAGAGCGACTCGGACTCGGGCGCCGAGCTGGGCCACCACCCAGGCAGTGCAGTGTACAAGACGGACGCCGGCCTCGGGGACGTGCACCACCACGGTGACCACACAG GGCAGACCCAcgggccccccaccccgcccaccaCCCCCAAGACGGACCTGCACCACGGGAGCAAGCAGGAGCTGAAGCTGGAAGGCCGCCGCCTGGTGGACAGCGGCCGCCAGAACATCGACTTCAGCAACGTGGACATCTCGGAGCTGAGCAGCGAGGTCATCGGGAACATGGACACCTTCGACGTGCACGAGTTCGACCAGTACCTGCCCCTCAACGGCCACTTGGCCCTGCCCGCAGAGCCGGGCCAGCCCGCGGCCGCCGGCTCCTACGGGGGCACCTCCTACGCGCACGCCGGGGCGGCCGGCCTCGGGGCGTCGCCCGTGTGGGCCCCCAAGGGCGCCCAGTCGGCCTCGGCGTCGCCCACCGAGGCTGGCCCCCCGCGGCCGCACATCAAGACGGAGCAGCTGAGCCCCAGCCACTACGGCGACCAGGCGCACGGCTCCCCGGGGCGTGCCGACTACGCCTCCTACAGCGCTCAGGCCAGCGTGACCACGGCCGcccccgccgcggccgccgcctccTTCACCAGCTCGCAGTGCGACTACACCGACCTGCAGACCCCCAACTACTACAGCCCGTACCCCGGCTACCCGTCCGGCCTCTACCAGTACCCCTACTTCCACTCGCCCCGCCGGCCCTACGCCTCCCCCCTGCTCGGCGGCCTTTCCGTGCCGCCCGCCCACAGCCCCCCCAGCAACTGGGACCAGCCCGTGTACACCACGCTGACCAGACCCTGA